ACAGCTTCAATGCCTATGGCCGCCACATCCGCCTGTCCTCGACACTCGCCATCGGCGGCGTGCCGATGGGCCGCCAGGTCCGCTCGCTGATGCAGGGCGTTGAGGTTCTGGTCGCCACGCCCGGCCGCCTGCTCGACCTCGTGCAGAGCAACGGGCTGAAGCTCTCGAGCGTCGAATTCCTTGTGCTCGACGAGGCCGACCGCATGCTCGACATGGGCTTCATCAACGACATCCGCAAAATCGTCGCCAAGCTGCCGATCAAGCGGCAGACGCTGTTCTTCTCGGCCACCATGCCGAAGGACATCGCCGAGCTCGCGGATTCGATGCTGCGCGACCCCGCCCGCGTCGCGGTGACCCCGGTCTCCTCGACCGCCGAGCGGATCAACCAGCGCATCATCCAGGTCGATTTCTCGGCCAAGCCCGCCTTCCTGACCAAGCTCCTGAAGGACGAGCCGATCAACCGGGCGCTGGTGTTCACCCGTACCAAGCACGGTGCCGACAAGGTCGTGAAGACACTTGAGAAGGCCGGCATCGCCGCCAGCGCCATCCACGGCAACAAGTCGCAGAACCATCGCGAGCGCACGCTCGCCCAGTTCCGCTCCGGTGAAATCCGCACCCTGGTTGCCACCGACATCGCCGCCCGCGGCATCGACGTCGACGGCATCAGCCACGTCATCAATTTCGACCTGCCCAACGTGCCAGAGACCTATGTGCACCGCATCGGCCGCACCGCGCGCGCCGGCGCCGACGGCACCGCGATCTCGCTGGTCGCAGGCGGCGAGGAACTCAGCTATCTCCGCGACATCGAGCGATTGATCAAGGTGGCGCTGCCGCGCGAAGATCTCCGCACCGACGCCGGCCGCCGCGATGCGGGCCCGCCCCCGCAGCAGCAGCGACAGGGCCGCCCGGCCCAGCGTCCGCAGGGCGCCCGGCACGGTGACGGACGGCGTGCCGACGAACGGCATTCGGACGGCCGTCACCACAGCGCCGGCAAGCATGGCAAACAAGCCGACGGACGCCCCGGTGAAGGCCGGCATGGCGATGCGCGGCATGTGGACGGAAGGCCCGGCAACGCCTCGAAGGGTTCTCGTCGCCGCCGCTCCGGTGGTAAGGTGCATTCTTCGCCGACCGACCGTCCGGACCAGCGTTCCGCGCATGGCGCCGGGGGACCTGATGGGATACAAGGCGTTGCCTTTTTGCGCCGTGAGAGTCGGCCGAACGGCCAACCGAACCGCAAACCCTATTCGCACTAGCCGTCCACGACCTGGAGAAATTCATGGCTAAGGAAGAGCTGATCCAGTTCGAAGGACTGGTCACCGAAATCCTCCCCGACGCACGCTACCGCGTGCAGCTCGACGCCGGACACGAGATCGTTGCCTACACTGCCGGCAAGATGAAGAAGAACCGCATCAAGACGCTCGCGGGTGACCGCGTGACGGTGGAGATGTCGCCCTATGACCTCGAGAAGGGCCGGCTGATTTTCCGCCACAAGGACGAACGTCCCAGCACGGCGGGTGGACCTCCGCGGCCCGGACAACGCGGCGGCCAGTTCCGCCGCCGCTAGGCGGCTCTCGGCGCGCGAGCGCCGAAGTAAAATTCTGATCTGCATGCTGATCCGCCGTGGGCATCACGGCGGATCAAAAAATCGTGCACCTCAGGATTGTTTTGAGGGCCCATTTCCAATAAAATGAATTAATCGATTTTCGGCCGGACGACATTAGCATCCACCGGTACAGCCGGTTCAGACACGCTGACGACCCTT
This genomic stretch from Bradyrhizobium sp. CCGB12 harbors:
- a CDS encoding DEAD/DEAH box helicase, whose amino-acid sequence is MTSFQDFGLAEPIARALREENYVTPTPIQAQTIPLALTGRDVVGIAQTGTGKTASFALPILHRLLESRIKPQPKTARVLVLSPTRELSGQILDSFNAYGRHIRLSSTLAIGGVPMGRQVRSLMQGVEVLVATPGRLLDLVQSNGLKLSSVEFLVLDEADRMLDMGFINDIRKIVAKLPIKRQTLFFSATMPKDIAELADSMLRDPARVAVTPVSSTAERINQRIIQVDFSAKPAFLTKLLKDEPINRALVFTRTKHGADKVVKTLEKAGIAASAIHGNKSQNHRERTLAQFRSGEIRTLVATDIAARGIDVDGISHVINFDLPNVPETYVHRIGRTARAGADGTAISLVAGGEELSYLRDIERLIKVALPREDLRTDAGRRDAGPPPQQQRQGRPAQRPQGARHGDGRRADERHSDGRHHSAGKHGKQADGRPGEGRHGDARHVDGRPGNASKGSRRRRSGGKVHSSPTDRPDQRSAHGAGGPDGIQGVAFLRRESRPNGQPNRKPYSH
- the infA gene encoding translation initiation factor IF-1; amino-acid sequence: MAKEELIQFEGLVTEILPDARYRVQLDAGHEIVAYTAGKMKKNRIKTLAGDRVTVEMSPYDLEKGRLIFRHKDERPSTAGGPPRPGQRGGQFRRR